From the genome of Rhizophagus irregularis chromosome 29, complete sequence, one region includes:
- a CDS encoding uncharacterized protein (SECRETED:cutsite_VST-EK; SECRETED:prob_0.5368); SECRETED:SignalP(1-29) produces MIFSSKYINLFVVVLVLVSLLGPFESVSTEKISRRDRNDSPFKEMCKGFKFDNKFTEVRNGEIVEVKWSKGESKMDRIANCEMFGEGNKKFWKQLWTGNLKFDNSKVLTSKIKFEVPKGTKLPTFILLRTWGVSDKGPQCTIVTKKFRIVP; encoded by the exons atgattttctcATCGaaatacattaatttatttgttgtcGTTTTGGTTTTGGTATCCTTGCTCGGACCCTTTGAAAGTGTTAGCACTGAAAAGATTTCTCGAAGAGATAGaaatg ATTCACCATTTAAAGAAATGTGTAAaggttttaaatttgataataaatttaccgaAGTTAGAAATGGTGAAATCGTTGAAGTAAAATGGTCAAAAGGAGAATCTAAAATGGATAGAATAGCAAATTGTGAAATGTTTGGcgaaggaaataaaaaattttggaaacaATTATGGACCGGTAAtcttaaatttgataattctaaAGTATTAACTTCGAAAATTAAATTCGAAGTACCAAAAGGTACTAAATTGCCTACATTCATTTTATTACGTACTTGGGGTGTCTCCGATAAAGGTCCTCAGTGCACTATCGTCAc taaaaaatttaggattgttccataa